Below is a window of Tolypothrix bouteillei VB521301 DNA.
GTGGAATGCGATCGATGACTTTTCCTTTACGTGCAAAGGTTCTAGCCTGCTGTACCCAAGCGGACAACTCGGTAGTGGTTAAAGTTTCCAATCCTCTCATGTAACATCAGTTATAATGCGGGACTTATAGCCGCTCAAACTCCCCATCAGTTAAAAAGGGTAAAGTATAAAAAATAGGTGTAGCATGAATTGAGTTTAAGATCTACTTTATACTTCATCCTTCATACTTTATACTTCAGATGATGCCCCGTGTTAGAGCACCCGAACTCCCTCAAAATCAACCTTGGCTGAATGCGGAAAAACCATTGTCTCTTAAAGAACTGAGGGGGAGAGTTATTCTTCTAGACTTTTGGACATACTGTTGTATCAACTGCCTGCACATCCTACCAGATCTAAAATATCTAGAACAAAAATATAAAGATAGCTTGACAGTTATTGGCATACATAGTGCTAAATTTAACAATGAGAAGGAAAGCGAAAACATCCGTCAAGCCATTTTACGTTACGATATTGAACATCCCGTTTTAGTGGACAGCGGTTTTAAGGTTTGGCAAGAGTATGCCGTGCGTGCTTGGCCAACATTAATCGCGATCGATCCAGAAGGTTACGTTATTGGCTCTGTATCTGGTGAAGGCAATCGTGATGTTTTAGATGAACTCATACAAAAGTTAATTCTCCAACATCAAGAAAAAGGCACGATGAATTTTCAAGAACTCAGCCTCACTTTAGAAAAACAGCGCCAACCACTTGTGACGCCCCTAGCCTTTCCCGGTAAAGTTCTGGCTACTAATGATGTTTTATTTATTGCTGATTCGGGGCATCATCGTCTTGTGATAAGTCGTATCAACGGGCAAATATTACATACAATTGGCATCGGACAACCAGGATTAACCAACGGTTCTTTCAATGAATGTCAGTTTTCTGCGCCTCAAGGAATGGCATTTGATGACGACAAGCAACTTTTATACGTTGCTGATACGGAAAATCACGTAATTAGAAGAGTCGATCTCAAACACCAGATTGTAGAAACCATCGCTGGAACAGGTCAACAAAGCCGCAATATTCGTCCTCACAGTGGGGTTGCAACAGAAACAGCATTGAATTCTCCTTGGGATCTGCAAAAAGTTGGAAACAGCTTATTTATTGCTATGGCTGGTTCTCATCAAATTTGGGAAATGAATTTGGCAACTGGTATTGTGAGAACTTATGCTGGTACTGGTGCGGAAGCTTGTGTTGATGGTACTCTAACCGAGTCTACCTTTGCCCAACCCAGCGGAATCACGACAGATGGACGAGACTTATACGTTGCTGACAGTGAGGGAAGTACGATTCGCGCTGCGGGACTGGTTGAACCTTTAACAGTCAGAACTGTTTGCGGTAGTGGTGATTTGTTCGGTTTTGGTGATGTTGACGGACAGGGTTTTGATGTCAGGTTGCAGCACTGTTTGGGAGTCGAATATGCCCAAAATTTTTTGTGGGTAGCCGACACCTACAACCACAAGATTAAACTTGTCAATCCTCAAAGCGGTAATTGTCAAACTGTTCTTGGAGATGGTATTGCGGGTTTGCTGGACGGTCAAGGTAAAAATACTCGTTTTTCCGAACCTTCAGGATTGAGTGTTATAGGTTCTGAATTATATATTGCTGATACAAACAATCACACTATTCGTCGTGTCGATTTAAATACTTTTACGGTCACAACAGTGCAATTCCCAAGTCTGTGTTCTCCAAATTTGTGCATTCCAAATTGAGTCAGTCATGAGGGTGTTGACACTCTCCGCCCTATAAGGGCGAAGATTCTTCAATCACAGACCCAACTTGCTGATACAGGATTTCTCCAGTATGAGTAGAGGTCGAATCTCCTGAAGCGTTCGGATAGTAGATCCAAGTTCCCGTATGCCCTACGGTACTCAAGGCTAATTTCAGAATATTGATAGCGGCATTCGAGTCTCTATCTATTACAAAGCCGCATTCGCAAACATGGGTTCTTGTAGATAAAGATTTTTTGACTATTGCGCCACAACTGAAGCATTCTTGAGAAGTGTAGGCGGGGTTAACCGCAACAGTTATCCTGCCAAACTTCACCCCAAAATACTCCAACCATTTTCTGAATTTATACCAACCAGCATCATTAATAGATTTAGCGAGACAGTGATTTTTCACTAAATTTTTAATCCTCAAATCTTCATAGGATACCAAGTCGTGAGATTGGATTACGCAACGCGCCAGTCTCTTGGCGTGTTCTTCACGTTGCCTACTTATTTTGAGGTGTACTCGCCCTAATTTATTAATAGCTTTCTTACGGTTGGCAGAGCCTTTCTTTTTACGAGAAACGCGCTTTTGTCTAAATTTTAGACGTTTCTCTCCTGTGCGATAAAACCTTGGGTTAGGTTCACTATGTCCATTGCTGTCGGTATAGAATTCTTTAAGTCCTACATCCAAACCAATGGTTTTCCCTGTGGGTTGTGTTTCTAATTTGTTGTCTACACTAATCAGAAATTGAACATAATACCCATCAGCACGACGAACTAATCTAACTCGTTTTACCTGTTCTAATTGGTAGAAGTTTAAATCCCATGTTCCTTTCAGCTTGAGCGTACCAATACCTTTTTTGTCGGTGAAGGTTATTTGTTTCCTGGTCTCGGAAAGTGACCACCCAGAGGTTTTATACTCCACTGAGCGAGAATTTTTCTTGAACTTTGGATATCCCTTTTTACCCGGAACAGACTTTTTGCAGTTGTCGTAAAAACGAGCAATAGAACTATAAGCCCGTTCAATAGAAGCTTGGCAAGCACTAGAATTCAGAGCTTTTACAAATAGGAATTCTCTTCTCAATGACTTACTAAGGCGATACATTTCTTTTTGTCCCACGCCTCGATTATCCATCCAAAAACGGATACTCTTATTGCGAACAAATTGAGCCGTCCTAATCGCCTCATCAATGGCAGTATATTGAGTCGTTTTCCCTTTGGCTTTGAATTCTAAAACAATCATTTTCCGTGGAAAACTTCTACGCAAAATATTATAACACAAATAAAGTCGCCCTAGAAGGGCGAGGCTTTAGACCCATTCTCTTGGTAAATTTCTCTCCTAACTTTTTTTAAGAATGACTATGAGCATCATTTTACATATTACTCAAAAAGAACAGTGGGAACAAGCAAAACGTGATGGAGTTTATCGCGGAGATACTCTTGATTCTGAGGGCTTTATTCACTGTTCTCAACCAAAACAAGTGATAAAAGTCGCAAATACTTTTTTCT
It encodes the following:
- a CDS encoding thioredoxin-like domain-containing protein, producing the protein MMPRVRAPELPQNQPWLNAEKPLSLKELRGRVILLDFWTYCCINCLHILPDLKYLEQKYKDSLTVIGIHSAKFNNEKESENIRQAILRYDIEHPVLVDSGFKVWQEYAVRAWPTLIAIDPEGYVIGSVSGEGNRDVLDELIQKLILQHQEKGTMNFQELSLTLEKQRQPLVTPLAFPGKVLATNDVLFIADSGHHRLVISRINGQILHTIGIGQPGLTNGSFNECQFSAPQGMAFDDDKQLLYVADTENHVIRRVDLKHQIVETIAGTGQQSRNIRPHSGVATETALNSPWDLQKVGNSLFIAMAGSHQIWEMNLATGIVRTYAGTGAEACVDGTLTESTFAQPSGITTDGRDLYVADSEGSTIRAAGLVEPLTVRTVCGSGDLFGFGDVDGQGFDVRLQHCLGVEYAQNFLWVADTYNHKIKLVNPQSGNCQTVLGDGIAGLLDGQGKNTRFSEPSGLSVIGSELYIADTNNHTIRRVDLNTFTVTTVQFPSLCSPNLCIPN
- a CDS encoding RNA-guided endonuclease InsQ/TnpB family protein, coding for MIVLEFKAKGKTTQYTAIDEAIRTAQFVRNKSIRFWMDNRGVGQKEMYRLSKSLRREFLFVKALNSSACQASIERAYSSIARFYDNCKKSVPGKKGYPKFKKNSRSVEYKTSGWSLSETRKQITFTDKKGIGTLKLKGTWDLNFYQLEQVKRVRLVRRADGYYVQFLISVDNKLETQPTGKTIGLDVGLKEFYTDSNGHSEPNPRFYRTGEKRLKFRQKRVSRKKKGSANRKKAINKLGRVHLKISRQREEHAKRLARCVIQSHDLVSYEDLRIKNLVKNHCLAKSINDAGWYKFRKWLEYFGVKFGRITVAVNPAYTSQECFSCGAIVKKSLSTRTHVCECGFVIDRDSNAAINILKLALSTVGHTGTWIYYPNASGDSTSTHTGEILYQQVGSVIEESSPL